Proteins found in one Acidimicrobiales bacterium genomic segment:
- a CDS encoding methyltransferase domain-containing protein — MDTTYWRGGAEDEAMQEEHGFIWRAMLETIDVDLAGKRVLDAGCNRGGFLRLLADWCGIAEGAGYDPAASAVADARGLVGHRPLQFEASDTVPAGWDCFDVAFSHEVLYLVHDLSAHATDLFGALAPGGVYFAVMGVHSRSPLMLEWHSANAEELRLPKLYDIDEVVAAFRGAGFDVSAARLAMRFVPAGGHGHHGRGQLVDWLDYYYDHKLLLRFSR; from the coding sequence ATGGACACGACGTACTGGCGGGGCGGGGCCGAGGACGAGGCAATGCAGGAGGAGCACGGCTTCATCTGGCGGGCGATGCTCGAGACTATCGATGTCGACCTGGCCGGGAAGCGGGTGCTCGATGCCGGGTGCAACCGGGGCGGTTTTCTGCGCCTGCTCGCCGACTGGTGTGGCATCGCCGAGGGGGCCGGGTACGACCCCGCCGCCAGCGCCGTCGCGGATGCCCGGGGGCTTGTCGGACATCGACCGTTGCAGTTCGAAGCCTCAGACACGGTGCCGGCGGGATGGGACTGCTTCGACGTCGCGTTCAGCCATGAGGTGCTGTATCTGGTGCACGACCTCTCCGCCCACGCCACCGACCTCTTCGGGGCGCTGGCGCCAGGCGGCGTCTACTTCGCCGTCATGGGTGTCCACTCGCGAAGCCCGCTGATGCTCGAGTGGCACTCGGCCAACGCCGAAGAGCTCCGCCTACCGAAGCTGTACGACATCGACGAGGTGGTGGCCGCGTTCCGCGGGGCAGGATTCGACGTGTCGGCGGCCCGGCTGGCGATGCGATTCGTTCCGGCGGGCGGCCATGGGCACCACGGCCGAGGTCAGCTGGTCGACTGGCTGGACTA
- a CDS encoding cytochrome P450 codes for MTQLERVSLIELMKDPTVRADPYPTYARLQATGLVLPTTVGGWLLSRHAEVFAVLRDTRFSSSSRHQAGYEQFAELGRQLGLSDLQDLMGRVMLFADPPDHTRLRRIVGKAFTARTVEDMRPRIAAIVDGMLDAVAGDGGADLVEALAFPLPVTVISDMLGVPDEDHETLRSWTAEAVKALDPSDDMTVFFPAAEAIRALRTYFDELVGHRRRALGSDLLSALIAAEDDGDRLSHEELLDTAILLFGAGHETTVNLIAGGALNLLRHPGELARLQAEPTLITSAVEELLRFGPPVQLTARIATAEVELAGQPIAAGTEVVALIAGANRDPEVFEHPDRLDIGRRDNRHLSFGGGIHHCLGAPLARIEGQEAIGRLIGRFPDLALAEPEIEWKPTSTIRGPQRLALVW; via the coding sequence GTGACCCAGCTCGAAAGAGTCTCGCTCATTGAGCTGATGAAGGACCCGACGGTCCGGGCGGACCCGTACCCCACGTACGCCCGGCTGCAGGCCACGGGCCTGGTCCTGCCCACCACCGTGGGCGGCTGGCTCCTGTCGCGACACGCCGAGGTCTTCGCCGTGCTGCGCGACACCCGTTTCAGCAGCAGCTCCCGCCACCAGGCCGGCTATGAGCAGTTCGCCGAGCTGGGACGCCAGCTGGGCCTGTCCGACCTCCAGGACCTCATGGGCCGGGTCATGCTCTTTGCCGACCCGCCCGACCACACGCGGCTGCGCCGGATCGTGGGGAAGGCCTTCACCGCCCGCACCGTGGAGGACATGCGTCCCCGCATCGCCGCCATCGTCGACGGGATGCTCGACGCAGTGGCTGGCGACGGCGGTGCCGACCTGGTCGAGGCGTTGGCCTTCCCCCTCCCGGTGACGGTGATCAGTGACATGTTGGGGGTGCCGGACGAGGACCACGAGACGCTGCGCAGTTGGACGGCAGAGGCGGTGAAGGCGCTCGACCCGTCGGACGATATGACCGTGTTCTTCCCCGCGGCCGAAGCGATCCGGGCCCTGCGCACCTACTTCGACGAGCTCGTCGGCCACCGCCGGCGAGCTCTCGGCTCCGACCTGCTCAGCGCCCTGATCGCAGCCGAAGATGACGGCGACCGCCTCAGCCACGAGGAGCTGCTGGACACGGCCATCCTGCTGTTCGGCGCCGGGCACGAGACGACTGTCAACCTCATCGCAGGGGGCGCCCTGAACCTGCTGCGCCACCCGGGCGAGCTAGCCCGCCTGCAGGCCGAGCCCACGCTCATCACCAGCGCCGTTGAGGAGCTGCTCCGCTTCGGACCCCCGGTCCAGCTGACGGCGCGGATCGCGACAGCCGAGGTGGAGCTTGCCGGCCAGCCGATCGCCGCGGGCACCGAGGTGGTCGCGCTCATTGCCGGGGCCAACCGAGACCCCGAGGTGTTCGAGCACCCCGACCGGCTGGACATCGGCCGCCGGGACAACCGTCACCTTTCCTTCGGCGGCGGCATCCACCATTGCCTCGGAGCGCCGCTGGCCCGCATCGAGGGCCAAGAGGCGATTGGCCGCCTGATCGGCCGCTTCCCCGACCTCGCCCTGGCCGAGCCGGAGATCGAATGGAAGCCGACATCGACCATTCGGGGGCCCCAGCGCCTGGCGCTCGTCTGGTAG